A DNA window from Thalassospiraceae bacterium LMO-JJ14 contains the following coding sequences:
- a CDS encoding MerR family transcriptional regulator: MDSNLPPLALATLQPRHFPEIELSGRQLHVWCEITGIKPKSRESGKWRLFSPIDVMRLAVLRELKGRSGFPFSEQSMLLELIGGEQFPDQILKIWRQGSAPFLYSDFSEVHSVGVWEEIGSRARRRAPDFLVALNLDFSIFVMFRAVFRGGEKNQINEAIKLISEWHERCQVREKKGRRLELGNVELSREKAEELVQARLDK, encoded by the coding sequence ATGGATAGTAATTTGCCCCCGCTTGCGCTTGCGACCCTTCAGCCGCGCCATTTCCCGGAGATTGAGTTGTCTGGTAGGCAACTCCATGTCTGGTGCGAGATCACAGGGATAAAGCCCAAAAGCCGTGAATCTGGGAAGTGGCGTCTCTTCTCGCCAATCGATGTAATGCGCCTTGCTGTGCTGAGAGAATTGAAAGGCCGTTCGGGCTTCCCGTTCTCTGAGCAATCTATGTTGTTGGAACTAATCGGTGGTGAGCAGTTCCCTGACCAAATTCTCAAGATTTGGCGTCAAGGCAGCGCCCCGTTCCTGTATTCAGATTTTTCGGAAGTTCATTCTGTCGGCGTTTGGGAAGAAATCGGCTCTCGCGCAAGACGGCGCGCACCAGATTTTCTCGTTGCGCTGAATTTAGATTTCTCAATCTTTGTCATGTTCAGGGCTGTGTTCAGAGGTGGTGAAAAAAATCAAATCAACGAAGCCATTAAGTTGATCTCCGAGTGGCATGAGCGATGTCAGGTTCGGGAGAAGAAAGGTCGAAGGCTTGAATTAGGTAATGTCGAGTTGAGCCGTGAAAAGGCGGAGGAATTGGTCCAAGCAAGGTTGGACAAATGA
- a CDS encoding DNA polymerase, producing MSGRTIVYLRGFYDNYTDRNGYIHPSYMLHVAVTGRTASMDPNGQNFPKRNRWAKQYQSSFIPSPGFVMVGADLSQAELRIAAWMANETTMIDIYRRGGDIHIATAAATIGMTEEQLASYKNDERIVLEHPEEANRFEGIGQWLRNLSGDARRTATFKDFVKLLRFRAKAITPCKF from the coding sequence TTGAGTGGACGAACGATAGTTTATCTGCGGGGCTTCTACGACAACTACACGGACCGAAACGGCTACATCCACCCGTCCTACATGCTGCACGTAGCCGTCACCGGCCGTACGGCCAGCATGGACCCCAACGGCCAAAACTTCCCTAAGCGGAACAGATGGGCGAAACAATACCAGTCCTCATTCATTCCGTCGCCCGGGTTCGTCATGGTCGGGGCCGACTTGTCTCAGGCAGAGCTTCGTATCGCTGCATGGATGGCCAACGAAACCACGATGATCGACATCTACCGACGCGGTGGTGACATCCACATTGCGACGGCAGCAGCGACCATTGGTATGACCGAAGAACAACTGGCATCCTACAAGAACGACGAGCGCATTGTTCTTGAGCATCCAGAAGAGGCCAACCGCTTCGAGGGGATCGGCCAGTGGCTCCGCAACCTGTCTGGAGACGCCAGACGAACAGCCACGTTCAAGGACTTTGTGAAGCTGCTCAGGTTCCGGGCCAAAGCCATCACTCCCTGTAAATTCTAA